From the Rhodanobacter soli genome, one window contains:
- the rsmI gene encoding 16S rRNA (cytidine(1402)-2'-O)-methyltransferase, whose product MSSVQPGCLWVVATPIGHRDDLSARAIETLRAVAVIAAEDTRHSRPLLVHHNIDTPLIALHDYNERDAVEAIVRRMQGGDAVALISDAGTPLISDPGFRLVRAARAAGIRCIPVPGACAAIAALSVAGLPSDRFVFEGFLPPKAAARRSRLQELAGDARTLIFYESSHRVGESLADMRDVFGADREAVLARELTKLFETVLGAPLAELAARVVADPDQQRGEHVILVAGRGEEADAKLAEGQRVFAILREELPPAKAAKLAAAISGAPRKSLYEGEK is encoded by the coding sequence ATGTCATCTGTTCAGCCAGGCTGCCTGTGGGTGGTGGCTACCCCCATCGGTCATCGTGATGACCTGTCCGCCCGCGCGATCGAAACCTTGCGCGCGGTGGCGGTGATCGCCGCCGAGGACACCCGGCACAGCCGGCCGCTGCTGGTGCATCACAACATCGACACGCCGCTGATCGCGCTGCACGACTACAACGAGCGCGATGCGGTGGAGGCGATCGTGCGCCGGATGCAGGGCGGTGATGCGGTGGCGCTGATTTCCGATGCGGGCACGCCGCTGATCAGTGATCCGGGTTTCCGGCTGGTGCGTGCCGCGCGCGCGGCCGGCATCCGCTGCATTCCGGTGCCGGGTGCCTGCGCGGCGATTGCGGCGCTGTCGGTGGCCGGCCTGCCCAGCGACCGTTTCGTGTTCGAAGGCTTCCTGCCGCCGAAAGCCGCCGCACGGCGCAGCCGGCTGCAGGAGCTGGCGGGCGACGCGCGCACGCTCATCTTCTATGAGTCGTCGCATCGGGTCGGCGAGAGCCTGGCCGACATGCGCGACGTGTTCGGCGCCGACCGCGAGGCGGTGCTGGCACGCGAACTGACCAAGCTGTTCGAGACCGTGCTGGGCGCGCCGCTGGCGGAACTGGCGGCGCGCGTCGTCGCCGATCCCGACCAGCAGCGCGGCGAGCATGTGATCCTGGTCGCGGGGCGCGGCGAGGAAGCGGACGCGAAGCTGGCCGAGGGGCAACGCGTCTTCGCGATCCTGCGCGAGGAGCTGCCGCCGGCGAAGGCGGCGAAGCTGGCGGCGGCGATCAGCGGCGCGCCGCGCAAATCTCTCTACGAGGGCGAGAAGTGA
- a CDS encoding penicillin-binding protein activator, which translates to MRFMRLSRVAAIGLLFSLALAACVPANAPRSPAELAAAQSAEALSRQGQFDQAAQAWLALAAQSRGHADSYRLLAAEAWREEGQLDRAAPVLDTIKRQRLSGDEPLRFDLLLAELALGRHDAATALRLTTQPNVVAPPALQLRLLEWRARAMAASGDRWGAARTRVQMDGQLSGFDHTQNRQQILELLNQVGVDSLKQRAAAMQRGDRMLPWVNEALSQLGVAVAQPPPDLQQPVGTLLPGADANVREGYKVPAQVALLLPNDGNYAAASTAIREGFFAAYLDAGRNHAPRPSVRVYDSQGTADGAVKAYQQAVSDGARLVVGPLTRGEVAAVFSQAQLPVPVLALNHPDDKQLPATDASEFGLLPETEGAQAADHMVERGLRQVYVLVSTDDFAQRAAGAFKAELAARGGQLAGMITLPPGVTSYANIITGLKLPTAPAASAPAASGTAAPAENGVVNDAGIFISMRPAQARVLLPQLRIAQVNLPVFATSHVYEGSDDVAANRDLDGVEFCDAPWLFDAQPGLPNRDGVAARLPAARGGAARLFAFGMDAWNLVPYLDWLRAHPGSYVPGASGQLAADQFGRVRRVLIWAQFQNGLARPLGGSLQMDDVPSNAPPATTEPSPAGSSSGGTFQPAAD; encoded by the coding sequence ATGCGCTTCATGCGCCTCTCGCGCGTCGCCGCGATCGGACTGCTGTTTTCACTGGCGCTGGCCGCCTGCGTGCCGGCGAATGCACCGCGCTCGCCGGCCGAACTCGCCGCCGCGCAAAGCGCCGAGGCGCTGTCCCGGCAGGGCCAGTTCGACCAGGCCGCCCAGGCATGGCTGGCACTGGCTGCACAATCGCGCGGCCACGCCGACAGCTACCGCCTGCTCGCCGCCGAGGCCTGGCGCGAGGAAGGTCAACTCGATCGCGCCGCCCCGGTGCTGGACACCATCAAGCGCCAGCGTCTGAGCGGTGACGAGCCGCTCCGCTTCGACCTGCTGCTGGCCGAGCTCGCGCTCGGTCGACACGACGCCGCCACCGCGCTGCGGCTCACCACGCAACCGAACGTGGTGGCGCCGCCCGCACTGCAACTGCGCCTGCTGGAATGGCGTGCCCGCGCCATGGCCGCCAGCGGCGACCGCTGGGGCGCCGCACGAACCCGCGTGCAGATGGACGGCCAATTGAGCGGTTTCGACCACACCCAGAACCGCCAGCAGATCCTCGAACTGCTCAACCAGGTCGGCGTCGACTCGCTCAAGCAGCGCGCCGCCGCGATGCAACGCGGCGACCGCATGCTGCCATGGGTGAACGAAGCGCTGAGCCAGCTCGGCGTCGCCGTGGCGCAACCGCCGCCGGACCTTCAGCAGCCGGTCGGCACCCTGCTGCCCGGCGCCGACGCGAATGTGCGCGAAGGTTACAAGGTGCCCGCCCAGGTTGCCCTGCTACTGCCCAACGACGGCAATTACGCCGCGGCAAGCACGGCGATCCGCGAAGGCTTCTTCGCGGCCTATCTCGACGCCGGGCGCAACCACGCGCCGCGTCCGTCGGTGCGCGTCTACGACAGCCAGGGCACCGCCGACGGCGCGGTCAAGGCGTACCAGCAGGCAGTCAGCGATGGCGCCCGGCTGGTGGTCGGCCCGCTGACCCGCGGCGAAGTCGCCGCGGTGTTCAGCCAGGCGCAACTGCCGGTGCCGGTGCTGGCATTGAACCATCCCGACGACAAGCAGCTGCCGGCGACCGATGCCAGCGAATTCGGCCTGCTGCCGGAAACCGAAGGTGCCCAGGCCGCCGACCACATGGTCGAGCGCGGCCTGCGCCAGGTCTACGTGCTGGTCTCCACCGACGATTTTGCGCAGCGCGCGGCCGGGGCCTTCAAGGCCGAACTGGCGGCGCGTGGCGGCCAGCTCGCCGGCATGATCACCCTGCCGCCGGGTGTCACCAGCTACGCCAACATCATCACCGGGCTGAAGCTTCCTACCGCGCCCGCCGCTTCCGCACCCGCCGCCAGCGGCACCGCCGCTCCCGCCGAAAACGGCGTCGTGAACGATGCCGGCATCTTCATCAGCATGCGTCCGGCGCAAGCGCGTGTGCTGCTGCCGCAGTTGCGCATTGCACAGGTGAACCTGCCGGTGTTCGCCACCTCGCACGTCTATGAAGGCAGCGACGACGTCGCCGCCAATCGCGACCTGGACGGCGTCGAGTTCTGCGATGCGCCGTGGCTGTTCGATGCCCAGCCGGGCCTGCCGAACCGTGACGGGGTCGCCGCACGCCTGCCGGCGGCCCGCGGAGGCGCGGCGCGGCTGTTCGCGTTCGGCATGGATGCGTGGAACCTGGTGCCCTACCTCGACTGGCTGCGCGCGCACCCGGGCAGCTACGTGCCCGGCGCCAGCGGCCAGCTCGCCGCCGACCAGTTCGGCCGCGTACGCCGCGTGCTGATCTGGGCGCAATTCCAGAACGGCCTGGCGCGCCCGCTGGGCGGCAGCCTGCAGATGGACGACGTGCCGTCGAACGCGCCTCCGGCCACGACCGAGCCATCGCCGGCGGGCTCCTCGTCGGGCGGGACCTTCCAGCCCGCGGCGGACTGA
- a CDS encoding YraN family protein produces the protein MRVAGDGFEQRACGELERAGLKLLARNYTTRHGELDLVMRDGDSVVFVEVRYRRSASHGDAATSVTAAKQAKLILAAQHWLAAHPQHARRSCRFDVVSYDGPPDAIRRDWLRGAFEAG, from the coding sequence ATGCGCGTCGCCGGCGACGGCTTCGAACAGCGCGCCTGCGGCGAACTCGAGCGCGCCGGCCTGAAGCTGCTGGCACGCAACTACACCACCCGCCACGGCGAGCTGGACCTGGTGATGCGCGACGGCGACAGCGTGGTGTTCGTCGAAGTGCGCTATCGCCGAAGCGCCAGCCACGGCGACGCCGCCACTTCGGTCACCGCGGCCAAGCAGGCGAAACTGATCCTCGCCGCGCAGCACTGGCTGGCCGCGCACCCGCAACACGCGCGGCGCAGTTGCCGCTTCGACGTGGTCAGCTACGACGGCCCGCCCGATGCCATCCGGCGCGATTGGCTGCGCGGCGCATTCGAGGCCGGCTGA
- a CDS encoding FAD-binding oxidoreductase: protein MHLPAELLFRLREIFPIDALATGEAERIAYSYDNSRRQALPDAVVFPTEHAQVEALVQACRAHEVPVIARGRGSNTTGATVPVAGGVVVSFERMNRILRIDPDNRLAVVEPGVLNGDLQQALAAHGFFWPPDPSSAPWCSIGGNLACNSAGPRTVKYGSPRENTLGLRAVAGSGEGFRCGTYTSKGATGYDLTRLLIGSEGTLALITEATLKLTPKPSAVRTLRATYRDVGAAARAVARIMAQPVTPCALEFIDDAALKLAHDHGGDRVPLAGAMLMIEVDGEPATLPSAVDAVSAAARGDGLEELRVAETAEETRALWAARKALSPAQRTISPHKINEDVVVPVSHLPALVDGIRLLSAKHDVLIVSFGHAGNGNLHVNLLPRDDAERERAHACLADVFALVLSLEGTLSGEHGIGMVKREFMPLALEPATLELMRNVKAAFDPDGILNPGKLLP, encoded by the coding sequence ATGCACCTGCCTGCCGAACTGCTCTTCCGCCTGCGCGAGATCTTCCCCATCGACGCACTCGCCACCGGCGAAGCGGAGCGGATCGCCTACTCGTACGACAATTCGCGCCGGCAGGCGCTGCCCGACGCGGTGGTGTTTCCCACGGAGCACGCCCAGGTCGAGGCGCTGGTGCAGGCCTGTCGTGCGCACGAGGTACCGGTGATCGCACGCGGGCGCGGCAGCAACACCACCGGCGCCACGGTGCCGGTGGCGGGTGGCGTGGTGGTGAGTTTCGAACGGATGAACCGGATCCTGCGTATCGATCCGGACAACCGCCTCGCGGTGGTCGAGCCTGGTGTATTGAACGGCGACTTGCAGCAGGCGCTTGCCGCCCATGGCTTCTTCTGGCCACCCGATCCCTCCTCGGCGCCCTGGTGCAGCATCGGCGGCAACCTCGCCTGCAACTCGGCGGGACCACGCACGGTGAAATACGGCAGTCCGCGCGAGAACACGCTGGGCCTGCGCGCCGTGGCCGGCAGCGGCGAAGGTTTCCGCTGCGGCACTTACACCAGCAAAGGCGCGACAGGCTACGACCTGACCCGCCTGCTGATCGGTTCGGAAGGCACGCTGGCGCTGATCACCGAAGCCACCCTGAAACTCACGCCGAAACCGTCGGCGGTGCGCACGCTGCGCGCGACTTATCGCGATGTCGGCGCGGCGGCGCGCGCGGTGGCGCGGATCATGGCGCAGCCGGTGACGCCGTGCGCGCTGGAATTCATCGACGACGCGGCGCTGAAGCTCGCGCACGATCATGGCGGCGACCGCGTGCCGTTGGCCGGCGCGATGCTGATGATCGAGGTGGACGGCGAGCCGGCCACGCTGCCTTCGGCGGTCGACGCGGTGTCGGCAGCGGCGCGCGGCGACGGTCTGGAAGAACTTCGCGTCGCCGAAACCGCCGAGGAAACCCGCGCGCTGTGGGCCGCACGCAAGGCATTGTCACCGGCGCAGCGCACCATCTCGCCGCACAAGATCAACGAAGACGTGGTGGTGCCGGTCAGCCACCTGCCCGCGCTGGTCGACGGCATCAGGCTATTGTCGGCGAAACACGATGTGCTGATCGTCAGCTTCGGCCACGCCGGCAATGGCAACCTGCACGTGAACCTGCTGCCACGCGACGACGCCGAACGCGAGCGCGCACACGCCTGCCTCGCCGACGTGTTCGCGCTGGTGCTCTCGCTTGAGGGCACGCTGTCGGGCGAACACGGCATCGGCATGGTCAAGCGCGAATTCATGCCGCTGGCACTGGAGCCGGCCACGCTGGAGCTGATGCGCAACGTCAAGGCCGCCTTCGACCCCGACGGTATCCTCAATCCGGGCAAGTTGCTGCCTTGA
- a CDS encoding uracil-DNA glycosylase family protein → MTKGDRVDELLGEIRACRICAAHLPLGPRPVLQASATSRLLIVSQAPGRKVHETGIPFNDPSGDRLRDWLGIDKAMFYDTGRVAIVPMGFCFPGTGRGGDLPPRPECAPAWHPRLLPLLKQVQLTLVIGQYAQAGLLGVARGTRLTDTVQAWRDHLAHGRLPLPHPSPRNRLWLARNPWFETELLPVLRERVAAALHAAD, encoded by the coding sequence ATGACCAAGGGTGACCGGGTGGATGAACTGCTCGGCGAGATCCGCGCGTGCCGGATCTGCGCGGCGCATCTGCCGCTGGGACCACGACCGGTGCTGCAGGCATCGGCGACGTCGCGGCTGCTGATCGTCAGCCAGGCACCGGGGCGCAAGGTGCACGAGACCGGCATTCCGTTCAACGACCCCAGCGGCGACCGGCTGCGCGACTGGCTGGGGATCGACAAGGCCATGTTCTACGACACCGGCCGCGTCGCGATCGTGCCGATGGGTTTCTGTTTCCCCGGCACCGGTCGCGGCGGCGACCTGCCGCCGCGACCCGAATGTGCGCCGGCCTGGCATCCGCGCCTGCTGCCGCTGCTGAAGCAGGTGCAACTGACCCTGGTGATCGGCCAGTACGCGCAGGCCGGCCTGCTCGGCGTGGCGCGCGGCACGCGCCTCACCGACACCGTGCAGGCATGGCGCGACCATCTCGCCCACGGCCGCCTGCCGCTGCCGCATCCCAGCCCGCGCAATCGGCTGTGGCTGGCGCGCAACCCGTGGTTCGAGACCGAACTGCTGCCGGTGCTGCGCGAACGCGTGGCCGCGGCGCTGCATGCAGCGGACTGA
- a CDS encoding nucleoside permease: MSIKLRLVAMNFLQFFVWGAWLITIGAYWFQYRHWSGAQFGAIFSTMGIASLFMPSLMGVIADKWLNAEKLYGLLHISGAIVLFIVPMIDNPATLFWVMLLNMMCYMPTISLAIAVAFNALKTDGADVVLVFPPIRVWGTIGFIAAMWMVSLLHLETSGGQFYVASGAALLLGLYAFTLPKCPPRLRGQAHTSWLDTLGLTSFALFKNSKMAIFFIFAMLLGAALQLTNAYGDTFLHDFAKVDAYKGMLAVRYPAIIMSISQVSETLFILAIPFFFKRFGIKTVMLISMVAWVLRFGLFAYGDPGPGLWMIVLSCIVYGMAFDFFNISGQLFVEEQSDPAIRASAQGLFMLMTNGIGAILGSSISGVIIDLWFTHADGSKDWHGIWTTFALYSLVVAVLFAIFFKHRHVRVATLPAGGPLHG, translated from the coding sequence ATGAGCATCAAGCTCCGCCTCGTGGCGATGAATTTTCTGCAGTTTTTCGTGTGGGGCGCGTGGCTGATCACCATCGGCGCCTACTGGTTCCAGTACCGGCACTGGTCCGGCGCGCAGTTCGGCGCGATCTTCTCGACCATGGGCATCGCCTCGCTGTTCATGCCCTCGCTGATGGGCGTGATCGCGGACAAGTGGCTCAACGCGGAGAAGCTTTACGGCCTGCTGCACATCAGTGGCGCCATCGTGTTGTTCATCGTGCCGATGATCGACAATCCGGCCACCCTGTTCTGGGTGATGCTGCTCAACATGATGTGCTACATGCCGACGATCTCGCTGGCGATCGCGGTGGCGTTCAACGCGTTGAAGACCGACGGTGCCGACGTGGTGCTGGTATTCCCGCCGATCCGCGTGTGGGGCACGATCGGTTTCATCGCCGCGATGTGGATGGTGAGCCTGCTGCATCTGGAAACCTCCGGCGGCCAGTTCTACGTGGCCTCCGGCGCGGCGCTCCTGCTGGGCCTGTATGCGTTCACCCTGCCGAAGTGTCCGCCGCGCCTGCGTGGACAGGCCCATACCTCGTGGCTGGATACGCTGGGGCTGACCTCGTTCGCGCTGTTCAAGAACAGCAAGATGGCGATCTTCTTCATCTTCGCCATGCTGCTGGGCGCGGCGCTGCAGCTGACCAACGCCTACGGCGACACGTTCCTGCACGACTTCGCCAAGGTCGACGCGTACAAGGGCATGCTCGCCGTGCGCTACCCGGCGATCATCATGTCGATTTCGCAGGTGTCCGAAACGCTGTTCATCCTCGCCATCCCGTTCTTCTTCAAGCGCTTCGGCATCAAGACGGTGATGCTGATCAGCATGGTCGCGTGGGTGCTGCGCTTCGGCCTGTTCGCCTATGGCGACCCGGGCCCCGGCCTTTGGATGATCGTGCTGTCGTGCATCGTGTACGGCATGGCGTTCGACTTCTTCAACATCTCCGGCCAGCTGTTCGTCGAGGAGCAGAGCGACCCGGCGATCCGCGCCAGCGCGCAGGGCCTGTTCATGCTGATGACGAACGGCATCGGCGCGATCCTGGGCAGCTCGATCAGTGGCGTGATCATCGACCTCTGGTTCACCCACGCCGACGGCAGCAAGGACTGGCACGGCATCTGGACCACCTTCGCGCTGTACTCGCTGGTGGTGGCGGTGCTGTTCGCGATCTTCTTCAAGCACAGGCACGTGCGCGTCGCGACGCTGCCGGCGGGCGGACCGCTGCACGGCTGA
- a CDS encoding TonB-dependent receptor gives MSFPARPLALAIVFACAGVAHAADQKDAVELRRIEVSESTLRMPQSQGALPTTITVITAEDLRQQLAINPDLSDAIGNLLPSFAPSTQKLSSRGQTLRGRNPLYMIDGVPQSSPLRNGSRDAYTIDPAMIERIEIVEGSNSMQGLGAAGGIINIITKQAPKQDGVRQEVTVNTSAPTRGANGLGYGAAYLLGLRSGAFDLVAGASWRKRGMYSDAKGRLIGVDGTQGDLMDSRSTDGFAKLGYDFAGARRLQLTVNRFDLQGNGDYTAVPGDMASNLPTTSVHGKQPGDAPRNRVLTSSLDYRDPALAGGELRAQLYHQKNRELFGGGRFATFQDPAYGPNVFDQSQNVSTKDGARLSWARRGLLDGKLTVLAGADGYRDRTFQELTHTGRHWVPDSTYTGWAPFLQAEYWPLESLSLSGGLRHEHGTLDVPTFQTLAAYNGVTVQGGSTRFSKTLPNLGAVWYLTGRINLFASYAEGYTLPDVGRVLRAINKPGQDVASFLDLKPVVSDNREAGAEYAGDRAGARVSYYVSRSRLGSVLVFDAPNQVYNVMRQRTAISGWEARANWQPFDGTRLDASFAINRGRSDRNGDGQVDSDLDGANIAPNRLNLSWTQRWNDAWSSYLQLSHAYSRDFATLGRRSAHFDGYSTADAYLKWHTDSAGDWTLGVQNLANEQYINYVAQTVGDDDSYFAGRGRVVSLTWQQAF, from the coding sequence ATGTCGTTCCCCGCTCGCCCGCTCGCCCTTGCCATCGTGTTCGCCTGCGCCGGCGTCGCCCATGCCGCCGACCAGAAGGACGCCGTCGAGCTCAGGCGCATCGAGGTTTCCGAAAGCACGCTGCGCATGCCGCAGAGCCAGGGCGCGCTGCCGACCACGATCACGGTGATCACCGCCGAGGACCTGCGTCAGCAGCTCGCGATCAATCCGGACCTCTCCGACGCCATCGGCAACCTGCTGCCTTCGTTCGCCCCCTCGACGCAGAAGCTCAGCTCGCGCGGGCAGACCCTGCGCGGGCGCAACCCGCTGTACATGATCGACGGCGTGCCGCAATCGAGCCCGCTGCGCAACGGTTCGCGCGATGCTTACACGATCGACCCGGCAATGATCGAGCGCATCGAGATCGTCGAGGGGTCCAACTCGATGCAGGGCCTCGGCGCCGCCGGCGGCATCATCAACATCATCACCAAGCAGGCGCCGAAGCAGGACGGCGTGCGCCAGGAAGTCACGGTCAACACCAGCGCACCGACCCGCGGCGCGAACGGCCTGGGCTACGGCGCGGCGTACCTGCTGGGCCTGCGCAGCGGCGCCTTCGACTTGGTCGCCGGCGCGTCGTGGCGCAAGCGCGGCATGTACTCCGACGCGAAGGGGCGGCTGATCGGCGTCGACGGCACCCAGGGCGACCTGATGGATTCGCGCAGCACGGACGGCTTCGCCAAGCTCGGCTACGATTTCGCCGGCGCGCGCCGGCTGCAGCTGACGGTCAATCGTTTCGACCTGCAAGGCAACGGCGACTACACCGCTGTGCCGGGCGACATGGCAAGCAACCTGCCGACCACCTCGGTCCACGGCAAACAACCCGGCGATGCGCCGCGCAACCGCGTGCTGACCAGCAGCCTCGACTACCGCGACCCGGCGCTGGCCGGCGGCGAACTGCGCGCGCAGCTGTATCACCAGAAGAACCGCGAACTGTTCGGCGGCGGCCGCTTCGCCACCTTCCAGGACCCGGCCTACGGTCCGAACGTCTTCGACCAGTCGCAGAACGTCTCAACCAAGGACGGCGCGCGGCTGTCGTGGGCGCGGCGCGGCCTGCTCGACGGCAAGCTCACCGTGCTGGCCGGCGCCGACGGTTACCGCGACCGTACCTTCCAGGAACTGACCCACACCGGCCGCCACTGGGTGCCGGACAGTACCTACACCGGCTGGGCACCGTTCCTGCAGGCCGAGTACTGGCCGCTCGAGTCGCTGTCGCTGTCCGGCGGCCTGCGCCACGAGCACGGCACGCTGGACGTGCCCACCTTCCAGACGCTGGCCGCTTACAACGGCGTCACCGTGCAGGGCGGCTCCACCCGCTTCAGCAAGACGCTGCCGAACCTCGGCGCGGTCTGGTACCTCACCGGCCGGATCAACCTGTTCGCCAGCTACGCCGAGGGCTACACCCTGCCCGACGTGGGCCGCGTGCTGCGCGCGATCAACAAGCCGGGCCAGGACGTGGCCAGCTTCCTCGACCTGAAACCGGTGGTCTCGGACAACCGTGAAGCGGGCGCCGAGTACGCCGGCGACCGCGCGGGCGCCCGGGTGAGCTACTACGTCTCGCGCTCGCGGCTGGGCTCGGTACTGGTGTTCGACGCGCCGAACCAGGTCTACAACGTGATGCGCCAGCGCACCGCGATCAGCGGCTGGGAAGCGCGCGCGAACTGGCAGCCGTTCGACGGCACCCGCCTGGACGCCTCCTTCGCGATCAACCGCGGCCGCTCGGACCGCAACGGCGACGGCCAGGTCGACTCCGACCTCGACGGCGCCAACATCGCGCCGAACCGGCTCAACCTGTCGTGGACGCAGCGCTGGAACGACGCCTGGTCGAGCTACCTGCAGCTGAGCCACGCCTACAGCCGCGACTTCGCCACGCTGGGCCGGCGCAGCGCGCACTTCGACGGCTACAGCACCGCCGACGCCTACCTGAAGTGGCACACCGACAGCGCCGGCGACTGGACCCTGGGCGTGCAGAACCTCGCCAACGAGCAATACATCAACTACGTCGCGCAGACCGTCGGCGACGACGATTCGTACTTCGCCGGCCGCGGCCGCGTGGTCTCGCTGACCTGGCAGCAGGCCTTCTGA
- a CDS encoding PepSY-associated TM helix domain-containing protein translates to MSASATTIEASVRRAGAVRYWLKRLHLWVGLSVGLVYALIALSGSVLVLQGPLLRLLHPPLAAHALPDAAAHAAVLTRITHEWPSRGLRSADLPTAELPVWQLYFSDGSRRYLDPSDGSLLLTRAPGSDLLLTLRDWHTHLLAGKTGEAVLGVLGWLTLGLLLSGVWLWWPGRRNLRGSLRIHTQPPARRWVSWHRSIGALSLPLLLLVTLTGTLMVYSAGTRHVLQTLFADAPATPTPARIAPRPQAIDWAAVLDAAQHALPGAELRRIALPSANDGRVTIRARAPGEWHPVGRSQVWLDPYQAQVLGAVDATAEGTGARISNAVYPLHAGSVGGLAGKLLVLLCGLLPPFFLVTGFLFWRTRQRRHRR, encoded by the coding sequence GTGTCCGCCTCCGCGACCACGATCGAGGCATCCGTCCGCCGTGCCGGCGCCGTGCGGTACTGGCTCAAGCGCCTGCATCTGTGGGTCGGCCTCAGCGTGGGGCTGGTCTACGCGCTGATCGCGCTCAGCGGCAGCGTGCTGGTGCTGCAGGGTCCGCTGCTGCGCCTGCTGCACCCGCCGCTGGCCGCGCATGCGTTGCCCGACGCCGCCGCGCACGCGGCCGTGCTGACGCGCATCACGCACGAATGGCCGTCCAGGGGACTGCGCAGCGCCGATCTGCCGACCGCCGAGCTGCCGGTATGGCAGCTGTATTTTTCCGACGGCTCACGGCGCTATCTCGATCCCTCCGACGGCAGCCTGCTGCTGACGCGCGCACCCGGCAGCGACCTGTTGCTGACCCTGCGCGACTGGCACACCCACCTGCTCGCGGGGAAAACCGGCGAGGCCGTGCTGGGCGTGCTCGGCTGGCTCACGCTGGGACTGCTGCTTTCCGGCGTGTGGCTGTGGTGGCCGGGCCGGCGGAATCTGCGCGGCAGCCTGCGCATCCATACGCAGCCACCGGCACGGCGCTGGGTCAGCTGGCATCGCAGCATCGGCGCGCTCAGCCTGCCGTTGCTGCTGCTGGTGACCTTGACCGGCACCTTGATGGTCTACAGCGCAGGCACCCGACACGTCTTGCAGACGCTGTTCGCGGACGCGCCGGCCACGCCGACGCCGGCCCGCATCGCACCGCGCCCGCAGGCGATCGACTGGGCGGCGGTACTCGACGCCGCGCAGCACGCGCTGCCGGGCGCCGAGTTGCGCCGCATCGCGCTGCCCTCGGCCAACGACGGCCGCGTGACGATCCGCGCACGGGCGCCGGGCGAATGGCATCCGGTCGGGCGCAGCCAGGTGTGGCTCGATCCTTACCAGGCCCAGGTGCTGGGCGCCGTCGACGCCACCGCCGAGGGCACCGGCGCGCGCATCAGCAACGCGGTTTATCCGCTGCACGCCGGCAGCGTGGGCGGCCTGGCCGGGAAGCTGCTGGTGCTGCTGTGCGGCCTGCTGCCGCCATTCTTCCTGGTGACCGGGTTCCTGTTCTGGCGCACGCGCCAACGGCGCCACCGCCGATAA
- the dusB gene encoding tRNA dihydrouridine synthase DusB, whose amino-acid sequence MQIGPYLIDPPLVLAPMAGVTDKPFRLLCKRLGAGLAVSEMTTADPTLWQTRKSLRRMDHAGEPEPVSVQIAGYDPAMLAEAARFNVANGAQLIDINMGCPAKKVCNVWSGSALLQDEPLVARIVKAVVDAVDVPVTLKIRTGWNRDNRNALNIARIAEDAGIAALAVHGRTRADKYEGEAEYATIAAVKAAVRIPVLANGDVCTPQQAKHVLAVTGADAVMIGRGAQGRPWIFREIAHYLATGELLPEPEPAEVAAILLGHLEHLHAFYGEPAGVRIARKHLGWYAKDRPENAAFRQVVNRAETASEQLRLTRDYFAALASGERLAA is encoded by the coding sequence ATGCAAATCGGCCCTTACCTGATCGACCCGCCGCTGGTGCTCGCCCCGATGGCGGGTGTCACCGACAAGCCGTTCCGCCTGCTGTGCAAGCGGCTCGGCGCGGGCCTGGCCGTGTCCGAGATGACCACCGCCGACCCGACCCTGTGGCAGACGCGCAAGTCGCTGCGCCGGATGGACCACGCCGGCGAACCCGAGCCGGTCAGCGTGCAGATCGCCGGCTACGATCCCGCGATGCTGGCCGAGGCGGCACGCTTCAACGTCGCCAACGGCGCGCAGCTCATCGACATCAACATGGGTTGCCCGGCCAAGAAGGTGTGCAACGTGTGGTCCGGCTCCGCGCTGCTGCAGGACGAGCCGCTGGTGGCACGCATCGTGAAGGCGGTGGTGGACGCGGTGGACGTGCCGGTGACGCTGAAGATCCGCACCGGCTGGAACCGCGACAACAGGAATGCGCTGAACATCGCGCGCATCGCCGAGGACGCCGGCATCGCCGCGCTGGCCGTGCACGGCCGTACCCGCGCCGACAAGTACGAAGGCGAGGCCGAGTACGCCACCATCGCCGCGGTGAAGGCCGCCGTGCGCATCCCGGTGCTGGCCAACGGCGACGTCTGCACCCCGCAGCAGGCGAAGCACGTGCTTGCCGTCACCGGCGCCGACGCGGTGATGATCGGCCGCGGCGCCCAGGGCCGGCCGTGGATCTTCCGCGAGATCGCCCACTACCTCGCCACCGGCGAACTGCTGCCCGAACCGGAACCGGCCGAAGTCGCCGCGATCCTGCTCGGCCACCTCGAACACCTGCACGCGTTCTACGGCGAACCGGCCGGCGTGCGCATCGCGCGCAAGCACCTGGGCTGGTACGCGAAGGACCGTCCCGAGAACGCCGCGTTCCGGCAGGTGGTCAACCGCGCCGAAACCGCCAGCGAACAGTTGCGCCTGACCCGCGACTATTTCGCCGCGCTGGCCAGCGGCGAGCGCCTGGCCGCCTGA